In a genomic window of Sphingomonas koreensis:
- the mnmA gene encoding tRNA 2-thiouridine(34) synthase MnmA: protein MTGPDFQLSGPLEKRRIVVAMSGGVDSSVVAALAARTGAETIGVTLQLYDHGEATGRSGSCCAGRDIRDARAVCDRLGIAHYVFDHESSFREQVIDDFADEYLAGRTPIPCVKCNMGPKFTDLFALARDLGADCLATGHYVQRVVGPEGPELHKGADPARDQSYFLFATTRDQLDFLRFPLGAMPKARVREIAAEIGLGVAAKPDSQDICFVPDRDYARLVKKLRPEADTAGKIVDEAGNVLGEHRGLIHFTVGQRRGLEIGGSPEPLYVIRLDPERREVVVGPKAALAVRAARIEGINWLGGSYDGPMTAKVRSMARPAPARMEGGRVVFDTPEYGVAPGQAAVLYAGERVLGGGWIRETERAELVAV from the coding sequence ATGACCGGACCCGATTTTCAGTTGAGCGGACCGCTTGAGAAGCGGCGGATCGTCGTCGCCATGTCGGGCGGCGTCGATTCCTCGGTGGTGGCCGCGCTCGCCGCGCGCACCGGCGCGGAGACGATCGGCGTCACCCTCCAGCTCTACGACCATGGCGAAGCGACCGGCCGCTCCGGAAGCTGCTGTGCCGGCCGCGACATCCGCGACGCCCGCGCCGTGTGCGACCGGCTCGGCATCGCGCATTATGTATTCGACCATGAAAGCAGCTTCCGCGAGCAGGTGATCGACGATTTCGCCGACGAGTATCTCGCCGGGCGCACCCCGATCCCGTGCGTCAAGTGCAACATGGGGCCCAAGTTCACCGATCTGTTCGCGCTCGCCCGCGATCTGGGCGCCGATTGCCTCGCCACCGGCCATTATGTGCAGCGCGTGGTCGGGCCGGAGGGTCCGGAGCTGCACAAGGGCGCCGATCCCGCGCGCGACCAGAGCTATTTCCTGTTCGCCACTACGCGCGACCAGCTCGATTTCCTGCGCTTCCCGCTGGGCGCGATGCCCAAGGCACGCGTACGCGAGATCGCGGCCGAGATCGGACTGGGTGTCGCAGCCAAGCCCGACAGCCAGGACATCTGCTTCGTCCCCGACCGCGACTATGCGCGGCTGGTGAAGAAGCTGCGGCCCGAGGCCGATACGGCGGGCAAGATCGTCGATGAGGCTGGCAACGTGCTGGGCGAGCATCGCGGCCTGATCCATTTTACCGTCGGCCAGCGCCGCGGGCTCGAGATCGGCGGCAGCCCCGAGCCGCTCTACGTCATCCGCCTCGACCCCGAGCGCCGCGAGGTCGTGGTGGGGCCCAAGGCCGCGCTCGCCGTCCGCGCCGCGCGGATCGAGGGGATCAACTGGCTCGGCGGAAGCTATGACGGGCCGATGACCGCCAAGGTCCGCTCGATGGCCAGGCCCGCCCCGGCGCGGATGGAAGGCGGCCGCGTGGTGTTCGACACGCCCGAATATGGCGTCGCCCCCGGTCAGGCCGCGGTGCTCTATGCCGGCGAGCGGGTGCTGGGCGGCGGCTGGATCAGAGAAACCGAGCGGGCGGAGCTGGTAGCGGTCTGA
- a CDS encoding GlsB/YeaQ/YmgE family stress response membrane protein translates to MDLVGIIVWLVVGGVVGWLASLVMRTDAQQGILLNIVVGIVGAFIGGLIFSGGSINSGVTVYSFIVSLVGAIILLAIVNLVRRGSVR, encoded by the coding sequence ATGGACCTCGTCGGAATCATCGTGTGGCTGGTGGTTGGCGGTGTCGTAGGCTGGCTTGCCAGCCTGGTGATGCGGACCGATGCGCAGCAGGGCATCCTGCTCAACATCGTTGTGGGTATCGTCGGCGCGTTTATCGGCGGGCTGATCTTCAGCGGCGGATCGATCAACAGCGGGGTGACGGTGTACAGCTTCATCGTGTCGCTGGTCGGCGCGATCATCCTGCTGGCGATCGTGAACCTGGTCCGCCGGGGATCGGTACGCTGA
- a CDS encoding DUF1153 domain-containing protein, which produces MIENQKIRPAKVIGPLGEPLTLDTLPPPETTRWVVRRKAEVVAAVNGGLLTVDEVCDRYGLTVEEFAGWQRAIDRSGMPGLRVTRIQHYRSLYERQQKY; this is translated from the coding sequence ATGATTGAAAACCAGAAGATCCGCCCGGCAAAGGTGATCGGACCGCTCGGAGAGCCGTTGACGCTCGACACACTGCCGCCGCCCGAAACGACCCGTTGGGTGGTTCGCCGCAAGGCCGAGGTGGTCGCGGCCGTCAATGGCGGACTGCTCACCGTTGACGAAGTGTGCGACCGCTATGGTCTCACTGTCGAGGAATTTGCCGGCTGGCAGCGCGCGATCGACCGGTCGGGCATGCCAGGGCTGCGCGTCACGCGCATCCAGCATTATCGTTCACTGTACGAGCGGCAGCAGAAATACTGA